From one Desulfurobacterium thermolithotrophum DSM 11699 genomic stretch:
- the purH gene encoding bifunctional phosphoribosylaminoimidazolecarboxamide formyltransferase/IMP cyclohydrolase has translation MRPVRAIVSVSDKTGVVEFAKELSNLGVEIISTGGTARLLKEAGIPVKEISDLTGFPEIMEGRVKTLHPKVHGGILAKRDSKEHLKAMKELGIERIDMVVVNLYPFKETVAKGARLEKIIENIDIGGPTMVRAAAKNYKYVAIVTDPKDYPEIIKELKETGEISLKTRFNLARKAFNLTAHYDALISDFLYSIDENGDEIQCRELRNPLTITFEKVQDLRYGENPHQRGAFYREVFVKEPCVTRAEKLHGEKELSFNNIYDLDGALNLVLEFDPQADGIACAIIKHANPCGMALGKSVEEAYEKALKVDPVSAFGGIIAFNAKVTSEVAKLITERFYECVIAPDYDEGALEILKTKKNLRVLTTKGLEGLERKGIDSPFEYRRVVGGLLVQDRNLITVDPEKIKVVTDREPTEKEWKDLLFAFKVVKWVKSNSVVYAKDGVAVGIGVGQTSRVDSARCAAEKAKLMGLDLSGSVLASEAFFPFRDSVDEAAKVGVTAVIQPGGSIRDKEVIEAANEHGMAMVFTGIRHFRH, from the coding sequence GTGAGACCTGTAAGAGCCATTGTTTCAGTTTCTGATAAGACAGGAGTTGTGGAATTTGCGAAAGAACTTTCAAACCTTGGTGTTGAAATTATCTCAACCGGTGGAACTGCAAGACTTTTAAAAGAAGCTGGAATACCTGTAAAGGAAATTTCAGACTTAACAGGTTTTCCAGAAATAATGGAAGGAAGAGTTAAAACACTTCATCCAAAAGTCCACGGTGGAATCTTAGCAAAAAGAGACAGTAAAGAGCACTTAAAAGCTATGAAAGAGTTAGGGATTGAAAGAATTGATATGGTGGTAGTAAACTTGTATCCATTCAAGGAAACAGTCGCAAAAGGCGCGAGATTAGAGAAAATAATTGAAAACATAGATATTGGCGGTCCAACAATGGTTAGGGCTGCTGCTAAAAACTATAAATACGTTGCAATCGTTACAGACCCAAAAGACTATCCAGAGATAATAAAGGAGCTCAAAGAGACTGGAGAGATTTCTCTCAAAACCCGTTTCAACCTCGCAAGGAAGGCTTTTAACCTGACTGCTCACTACGATGCACTGATTTCGGATTTTCTCTACTCAATTGATGAAAACGGAGATGAGATCCAGTGCAGAGAGTTGAGAAATCCTCTAACAATTACCTTTGAAAAGGTTCAGGATCTGAGATACGGTGAAAATCCACACCAGAGAGGAGCTTTTTACAGAGAGGTTTTTGTTAAAGAACCTTGTGTAACAAGAGCTGAGAAGCTCCATGGAGAGAAGGAGCTTTCCTTTAACAACATTTACGACCTTGACGGTGCTTTGAACCTTGTCCTTGAGTTTGATCCGCAAGCAGATGGTATAGCCTGTGCAATTATTAAACACGCTAATCCATGCGGAATGGCACTTGGAAAAAGCGTAGAGGAAGCTTATGAAAAAGCTTTAAAGGTTGATCCTGTTTCTGCTTTCGGTGGAATTATTGCCTTTAACGCAAAAGTTACTTCAGAGGTTGCAAAACTTATAACAGAGAGATTTTACGAGTGCGTAATAGCTCCTGATTACGACGAAGGAGCTCTTGAAATTCTAAAAACAAAGAAAAACTTAAGAGTTCTTACTACTAAAGGACTTGAAGGCTTAGAAAGAAAAGGAATTGATTCTCCATTTGAATATAGAAGAGTGGTTGGAGGTCTTTTAGTACAAGATAGAAACTTAATAACAGTTGATCCCGAGAAGATAAAAGTTGTTACAGATAGAGAACCAACAGAGAAGGAGTGGAAAGATTTACTCTTTGCTTTCAAAGTTGTAAAGTGGGTTAAGTCAAACTCTGTAGTTTACGCAAAAGATGGTGTTGCAGTAGGAATCGGCGTTGGTCAAACTTCAAGAGTAGATTCAGCTCGCTGTGCAGCTGAAAAAGCAAAACTTATGGGATTAGATTTATCCGGTTCTGTTTTAGCCTCAGAAGCTTTCTTCCCATTTAGAGATAGTGTTGATGAAGCTGCAAAGGTTGGAGTAACTGCAGTAATCCAACCAGGTGGCTCAATAAGAGATAAAGAAGTAATAGAAGCTGCTAACGAACACGGAATGGCAATGGTATTCACGGGAATAAGACATTTTAGACATTAA
- a CDS encoding 50S ribosomal protein L11 methyltransferase has protein sequence MKEYKVYEFEISKEDFEILEEKLFSLGTLGIEVVSEEERVRFRAYFNGDIKLAKELSKYLVSESLLKEKNWNEEWKKYFKPVMVSEKIWVIPSWMKNDFKVPKGAIPIYIYPGQTFGTGTHETTKLTMRFIEKILKPNDSFLDVGCGSGILSILAKKLGAKKVVGCDIQREVVEEVKLNSNLNEVFGIEVIHGSIGDVKDEFDIVVSNIEKHLLEPLIPEIAKRAKKAVVLSGVLKKQRDSFKEVLKKRSGLKILEESGEGEWVAFLCRK, from the coding sequence ATGAAGGAGTATAAAGTTTACGAGTTTGAGATATCTAAAGAAGATTTTGAAATTTTAGAGGAAAAACTATTTTCTCTTGGAACTCTTGGAATAGAAGTTGTTTCAGAAGAAGAAAGAGTTAGATTTAGAGCTTATTTTAACGGCGATATAAAGTTGGCCAAAGAGCTCTCCAAGTATTTAGTTTCAGAAAGCTTATTAAAAGAGAAAAACTGGAATGAAGAGTGGAAAAAGTACTTTAAACCTGTAATGGTCTCAGAAAAAATTTGGGTAATTCCCTCGTGGATGAAAAACGATTTTAAAGTTCCTAAAGGAGCAATTCCAATTTACATTTATCCAGGGCAGACCTTTGGAACAGGAACTCATGAAACGACAAAGCTTACAATGAGATTCATAGAAAAAATCTTAAAGCCAAATGATTCTTTTTTAGACGTTGGATGTGGAAGTGGTATTCTCTCCATCTTAGCTAAAAAACTTGGAGCCAAAAAAGTTGTTGGTTGTGATATTCAAAGAGAAGTAGTTGAGGAAGTAAAGCTTAATAGCAATTTAAATGAGGTATTCGGCATAGAAGTAATACATGGAAGTATTGGCGATGTTAAAGATGAGTTTGATATCGTTGTATCAAATATAGAAAAGCACCTTTTAGAACCTCTAATTCCAGAGATTGCGAAAAGAGCCAAAAAAGCTGTCGTTTTATCCGGAGTTTTGAAAAAACAGAGAGATAGTTTTAAAGAAGTTCTTAAAAAAAGAAGCGGACTTAAAATCTTAGAAGAGTCAGGAGAAGGAGAATGGGTAGCTTTCTTATGCAGAAAATAG
- the alr gene encoding alanine racemase, whose protein sequence is MLRWAEIHLNRLFHNYREIKKISGRKKIFAVVKANAYGHGSVRISKFLEDKTDVSGFAVATFEEGKELREARIRREILVMASHLEEGYKEAVDYRLTPVIFDFEGLKLVKELDIPFHVKIDTGMGRLGFLENEWNELLSELKYSKVEGIMSHFSSADEDLDFTKEQFKKFYSFASELKQLKPEIKIHIDNSAAIPIKFDSILTHCRVGIALYGSKPYPDYPLNLKQVMEVKAKVISIKELPSEFPISYSKTYKTSKQEKVAVISFGYADGLLRSLSNKGEVLINGRRCPIRGRICMDMTIVSIEGLKVRKGDTAIISGEKLTFEEIAEKAGTIPYEIMCDISPRVKRIYHEGV, encoded by the coding sequence ATGCTTAGGTGGGCTGAAATTCATCTTAATAGGCTTTTCCATAACTACAGAGAAATTAAAAAGATTTCCGGAAGAAAGAAAATCTTTGCAGTGGTAAAGGCAAATGCTTATGGACATGGAAGCGTCAGAATTTCAAAGTTTTTAGAGGATAAAACAGATGTTTCTGGCTTTGCAGTTGCAACTTTTGAAGAAGGAAAAGAATTAAGAGAAGCAAGAATAAGAAGAGAAATCCTTGTTATGGCTTCTCACCTTGAAGAAGGGTATAAAGAAGCTGTTGATTATAGACTTACTCCGGTTATTTTTGATTTTGAAGGTCTAAAACTTGTTAAAGAACTCGATATTCCCTTTCACGTAAAAATAGATACGGGAATGGGAAGACTTGGTTTTTTAGAAAATGAATGGAATGAACTTCTTTCAGAACTTAAATACTCTAAAGTAGAAGGTATTATGAGCCATTTTTCTTCTGCAGATGAAGACTTGGACTTTACAAAAGAACAATTTAAAAAATTTTACTCTTTTGCTTCTGAGCTTAAGCAATTAAAACCTGAAATAAAAATCCATATCGATAACAGTGCTGCAATTCCTATAAAATTTGATTCAATTTTGACTCACTGCCGTGTTGGTATTGCTCTTTACGGTTCTAAACCTTATCCAGATTACCCCCTCAATCTTAAACAGGTTATGGAAGTTAAGGCAAAGGTTATAAGCATTAAGGAGCTTCCTTCTGAATTTCCCATTTCTTACTCTAAAACTTATAAGACTTCTAAGCAAGAAAAAGTTGCTGTAATAAGTTTTGGATATGCTGATGGTTTGCTAAGAAGCCTTTCTAATAAAGGAGAAGTTCTTATAAATGGCAGAAGATGCCCTATAAGAGGAAGAATTTGCATGGATATGACTATTGTTTCTATTGAGGGTTTAAAAGTTAGAAAAGGAGATACGGCCATAATAAGTGGAGAAAAATTAACTTTTGAGGAGATTGCAGAAAAAGCTGGAACGATTCCCTATGAGATTATGTGTGATATCAGTCCACGAGTAAAGAGGATTTATCATGAAGGAGTATAA